A region of Ammospiza nelsoni isolate bAmmNel1 chromosome 8, bAmmNel1.pri, whole genome shotgun sequence DNA encodes the following proteins:
- the NUDT13 gene encoding NAD(P)H pyrophosphatase NUDT13, mitochondrial has protein sequence MAAVYQALHRRVSSLACRLHSTYVRKMRYLNQLKEDDSLCRQAQTSGTFYLFHNLSPFLQKVGKKYLVPQLSAAEMRQILGKLQEAEQWIEKSVLIGCSDEHRPHFALDLGALDKSVIEAELQGSFTDLRKALFVVDRKDSPLLASAQSLLRWHDSHQYCSRTGQPTEKNPAGSKRVCHASGVTYYPQVSPVVITLVSDGSRCLLARQPSFPPGMFTALSGFCDMGENVEEAVRREVAEEVGLEVESLRYSASQHWPFPSSSLMIACHALVGAQRAEISLDTLELEEARWFGLEEIVEGLKREPSSSKQDDGSFLPWFPPKQAIAHQLIREWLQQQSAQTA, from the exons ATGGCTGCAGTGTATCAAGCACTGCACAGGAGAGTTTCCTCCCTTGCCTGCAGGTTGCACTCCACCTATGTGAGAAAAATGAG ATACTTAAATCAGTTAAAGGAAGATGACAGCCTTTGTAGACAAGCTCAGACCTCAGGAACTTTCTACCTCTTTCACAATCTCTCCCCCTTCCTGCAGAAAGTTGGGAAGAAATATTTGGTACcacagctcagtgcagcag AGATGAGACAGATtctggggaagctgcaggaggCCGAGCAGTGGATAGAGAAGTCGGTGCTGATCGGATGTTCGGACGAGCACAGGCCGCACTTCGCGCTGGATTTAG GAGCCTTGGATAAATCAGTCATTGAGGCAGAACTGCAGGGATCATTTACTGACCTACGGAAGGCTCTCTTTGTCGTGGACAGGAAGGATTCTCCTTTGCTGGCTTCA GCCCAGTCCCTCCTGCGGTGGCATGATTCCCACCAGTACTGCAGCAGAACTGGGCAGCCCACTGAGAAGAACCCAGCTGGCAGCAAACGTGTCTGCCACGCCAGTGGAGTCACTTACTACCCTCAG GTGTCTCCAGTGGTCATCACCCTGGTGTCTGATGGGAGCCGCTGCCTCCTGGCCCGACAGCCCTCGTTTCCCCCGGGGATGTTcacagctctgtcaggcttCTGTGACATGG GTGAGAACGTGGAGGAGGCAGTGCGGCGAGAAGTGGCCGAAGaggtggggctggaggtggAGTCGCTCCGCTACTCGGCGTCCCAGCACTggcccttccccagcagctccttaaTGATTGCCTGCCACGCCCTGGTGGGAGCGCAGCGGGCGGAG ATCAGTCTGGACAccctggagctggaggaagcCCGTTGGTTTGGCCTGGAGGAAATTGTGGAGGGTCTCAAGAGGGAGCCCAGCTCTTCCAAGCAAGATGATGGCAGTTTTTTACCCTGGTTCCCTCCCAAACAGGCCATTGCTCACCAGCTGATCCGTGAGTGGCTTCAGCAGCAGAGTGCCCAGACAGCTTAG